The following DNA comes from Gordonia zhaorongruii.
GACCCACTCCCAGCCGGGAGGCTCGACACCTGCGGGTGCGGTCTGCCAGGCGAGGAGCTTGTCCGCGGCGTATCCCGTCACATGGTTGTCGGTCTGGTACTCCCCGCCCATGTGGGGACCCTCCATGTTCATGGTGAACACTTCGCCGACCTGCTGGATCCGGTCGGCGTGGTCGACACTGCGGACGAATCCGGACCCGTCCAGCTTCCGGTGACGCTCCGGGTTGCTCAGCACGTCGAAGACGTCGGCTACCGGGGCTTCGATGACTCGCTCGACTGTGACACTCGTTCGATCGCTCATGACTCCACCGTGCCGAAAGCCACGCCGCCTGACAACCCCGCCTGCTGACCCCGGCTGCGTCAGTCCCGATCTGCGGTGGGATCGACGCCGTTGTCGAGCGAGTCCCACATGAGACGTTCGTTTCCGTCGGCGTCGACGTCTTCACCGCGAGCGGCGCGTTCGCGTTCCGCGAAGACCTTCTTCTCGAGTTCTTCGCGCCGGGCCGCAGGCGAGGTGTACTTCGACGACATCCCACCGGCCGATGCACCGCGCATCATGAGGACGGCCGCGACGGCGGCGCACACTGCGCCGGCGATCAGGATGTACGAGGGAGCGGTGTACGTGAGGATCGCCGAGATGTCGTACTTCGGATCCAGATCGATGGCCTCGGCGGCGAAGATGTTGTTCTCGCCGTTGCTGATCAGCGAGATAGGGGGAACCAGCGACAGAACGGCGGCCACTGCCAGGACGAGGGCTACGAGCCGCAGCATCCATCCGCGAACGGCGATCTGCGCGACGATCCCCGCCACGAAGAGCAGCGCCACCGCGACGAGCCACGGGCTCCAGTCCGAGCCGAGCACGTCGAAGCTGCGCGGGGTACCGAGGCCGTCCTCCGCGACCACCTCCGCCCACCGCATGCGGGACGACGCCCACAACGCGATAGCGGCGAGCACCAGCAGGATGCCCGCCAGCGCCTGCCTGCGTCTGCCCGCCGATTGCCGGGGTGCGGCCGACTCCGGCTGGTCCCCGCGGGGTGATCTCTCGTCTGCGTCGGTCATGCCAGGTCCTCTCCGCTGACTCGGGTCACGGTGCCTGCCGCCGCGACCGCATTGAGCACTGCGGTCGCCTTGTTGCGTGCCTCGTTGAACTCGTACTCGGCGTCACTGTCGGCGACCACACCGCCACCGGCCTGAACGTACGCCTTGCCGCCCGACAGCAGCGCGGTGCGGATGGCGATCGCGGTGTCCGCGTCGCCTGCGAAGTCGAGGTATCCGACGATCCCGCCGTACGTGCCGCGCCGGGTCAGTTCATGCTGTTCGATGATCTCCATGGCCCGCACCTTGGGCGCACCGGAGAGCGTGCCCGCCGGGAAGCACGCGGTGACGGCGTCGAGCGCGTGCTTGTCGTCACGGAGCTGACCGGACACCGTCGACACCAGGTGCATCACGTGGCTGTATCGCTCCACGCGACGGTAGTCGGTGACTTCCACCGTGCCCGGCTCGCAGACGCGCCCCAGGTCGTTGCGGCCCAGATCCACGAGCATCAGATGCTCGGAGTTCTCCTTCTCGTCCTCCAGCAGCCCCTTGGCGAGGAGTTGGTCCTCGGACTCGGTCTCGCCGCGCCAACGGGTGCCCGCGATGGGGTGGGTCGTCGCCGTGCCGTCTGCGACGGTCACGAGTGCCTCCGGCGACGATCCGACGACCTGGAACGGCTCGCGGCCCACTCCGGGGATGCGGAACAGGTACATGTACGGACTCGGATTGGATGCGCGCAGCACCCGGTACACGTCGAGCGGGTCGGCATCGGTGTCGATCTCGAATCGCTGGGACGGCACCACCTGGAACGCCTCGCCCGCCTCGATCGCCTCGACCACGTCGCCGACGATCTCTCGGTACTCGTCCAGCGTGCGCTGCGAGGTGTACTGGGGCGCCGGCCGGTCGAACGTCGACACCGTCGACGCGGCCGGAGCGGCCAGCGCCTCGGTCATCTCGTCGAGCCGGCGTACTGCGTCGTCGTAGGCCTCGTCCACACGCTCATCGGAACCGTCCCAGTTGACCGCGTTGGCGATCAGCGTGATGGCGCCCTCGTGGTGATCGAAGGCCGCGAGCTCTGTCACCAGCAACCAGAACATGTCCGGCAGCCCGAGATCGTCGACGGTCGACGACGGCAACCGCTCCAGCCGGCGGACGAAGTCGTACGCCATGAATCCGACGAACCCGCCGGTGAGCGGCGGCAGACCGTCGAACGCCTCGGTCTCCAGCAACCGCAGGGATTCGGCCAGCGCCGCCAACGGGTCCCCGCCCGCGGGAGCACCGGCGGGGACTGCTCCCCACCACCGCGCGGCGTCGTCGACCACGGTGAGCGCGGACGAGCCGGAGCCGATGAACGACCACCGCGACCACGACTGGCCGTTGGGCGCGGATTCGAGCAGGAAGGTGCCGTCCCTATCGCCCGCGAGCTTCCGGTACACCGACAGCGGCGTCTCGGAGTCGGCGAGGACCTTGCGCGTCACCGGAACCACCCGGTGCTCGGCCGCCAGGGTCCGGAATTCGTCGAGCGACGTCGTGTGCATGCTCATCCGAGCGGTTCCCCGCCGACGCCCCACTGACTGCGGGGCACTTCGGTGATCGTCACCCACACCGAGTCGGGATTCTTGCCCGTCGCCTTCGCGTAGGCCTCCGTCACGGAGGCGATCGTCTCGCGCTTCACGACATCCGACAGACCGGCGGTCTGCGAGATCTGGATCAACGGCATGTCAGCGTCCTTCGTCGTCGGTGCGGTCGGCCGCATCGGTGAATTCGAGCGGCGGGGTGTCGAAACAGCTGTGATTCCCGGTGTGGCAGGCTGCCCCCTCCTGGTCGACGGTGAGCAGCAGAGTGTCGCCGTCACAGTCGATGCGGACATCGTGGACGTACTGCGTGTGACCGCTGGTCTCGCCCTTCACCCAGTACTGTTCGCGGGACCTCGAGTAGTACGTGGCCTTCCGGGTGGCGAGCGTGCGCTCGAGCGCCTCGTCGTCCATCCACGCCATCATCAGCACGATGCCGGTCGCGCGTTCCTGCGCGATGGCCGCGAACAGGCCATCGTCACCGCGCTTGAGCTGTGCCGCGAGCTCTGCGGGCAGTGCCATTCTGGCTCCTTCTCCGATGGGGATTCGAGTGTGCGAGACCGTCCGGGACGTCCGTGCGGTCAGCGGACGGTGATGCCATCGTCGCGCATCGCGGTCTTCACCTCGCCGATGCTCAGCTCGCCGAAGTGAAAGACCGATGCGGCGAGGACGGCGTCCGCGCCCGCCTGGACCGCGGGCGCGAAGTGCTCGCTCGCGCCGGCGCCGCCCGACGCGATCACCGGGATCGTCACCGCGCCGCGCACGGCACGGATCATCGCCAGGTCGAATCCGTCCTTGGTCCCGTCCGCGTCCATCGAGTTCAGGAGGATCTCCCCGACCCCGAGCTCCTGACCGCGTCGCGCCCATTCCACGGCGTCGATCCCGGTGCCGCGGCGACCGCCGTGCGTGGTGACCTCCCAGCCCGACGGCGTCGGGCCGTGCTCCGAATCGTCCGGTACGGTCCGCGCGTCCACCGACAGCACGATGCACTGCGAACCGAACCGGCGGCTCATCTCGCCGAGCACCTCCGGACGTGCGATCGCGGCCGTGTTCACACTGACCTTGTCAGCGCCCGCACGCAGCATCATGTCCACGTCGTCCGGAGTGCGGATCCCCCCGCCGACGGTGAGCGGGATGAAGATCTGGTCGGCGGTGCGGCGCACGACGTCGATCATCGTCGCGCGACCCGAGCTCGACGCCGTCACGTCCAGGAAGGTCAGCTCGTCGGCCCCCTCGGCGTCGTACCGTGCCGCGAGTTCCACCGGGTCGCCTGCGTCCCGCAGGTTCGCGAAGTTGACGCCCTTGACCACGCGGCCGCCGTCCACGTCCAGGCACGGGATGACACGTACTGCCAGACTCACTGATCCACCTCGTCGTTCTCGTTCTCTCCCGCCAAGCCGGTTTCGGCGATGACGGACATCAGTTCGCCGTGCAGGCGGTCACCGCCCGACACCAGCGAGCGCGACCCGACCCGCCACGGATCACCGTGCACGTCGGTCGCCGCCCCACCCGCAGCTCGCACCAGAGCCGCACCGGCGGCGTTGTCCCACGCATGTGCACTGAACGAGACGGCACCCCCGAAGATTCCCGCGGCGACGTAGGCCAGGTCGGTCCCCGTGGATCCGGTCATGCGCAGTCTGCTCGCCCGGTAGCTGAGGGCGCGGTACAGGTCGGCACGGGCGGCGCCGCGGTACCGGCCACCGGCACGCGCGTTGAAGGCGCCGCAGCCGATCACCGCAGACGACAGCGGGGCTTCTCCCAGCTGCGCCCCCGGTTGTCCGTTCACCCGGAAATCGCCGCCGACGATGCCGTCGAAACGCTGGTTCAGCAATGGCAGCCGGGTGATGCCGATGACGGGTTCCCCGTCGACCGCCAACGCCAGCAGCATCGCGGCCAACGGGAACCCCGTCGAGTAGTTGTAGGTCCCGTCGATCGGGTCGAGGATCCAGACCGGACCGTGATCGGCGGCCGGTCCCCCGTACTCCTCACCGTGCACCGGGTACCCGGTCAGATCCTCCAGTTCGGAGCCGATGCGGCGCTCCAGGGACAAGTCGACGTCGGTGGCGAAGTCGTCGCCCTTCTTCGCGACCGAACTGCGCGCCCCGAGACCGTCGACGAACATCGGCGTCGCCGAGTCGAGCACCCCCTGTGCCACCGCCAGCAGGCGCTGCGGGTCGAAGTCGGGCGGAACGGTCACTGTGCTCACGTGCTCGACGACACCGCGGTCAGCGCCTCGGGAAGGGTGAAGCGCCCGGCGTACAGGGCTTTGCCGATGATGGCGCCCTCGACGCCGAGATCGGTGAGCTCGGCGATCGCGACCAGATCGGCGACCGTGGACACGCCACCGGATGCCACCACTGGTGCATCGGTGGCACGGGCGACCTCAGCGAGAAGATCCAGATTCGGTCCGGTCAGCGTTCCGTCCTTGCTGACATCGGTGACCACATAGCGTGCGCACCCGTCGGTGTCGAGACGTTCGAGCGTCTCCCACAGGTCGCCGCCGTCGGTGACCCATCCGCGGCCCCGCACGCGCCACGTCCCGTTCTCGCGCAGCACGTCGAGACCGACGGCGATCCGCTCGCCGTGCTCGGCGATCGCACGTGCGCACCACTCGGGATTCTCGATGGCGGCGGTCCCCAGGTTCACCCGGGTGGCACCCGTCGCCAGCGCGGCCGCGAGCGACGCGTCGTCGCGGATGCCACCGGACAGCTCCACCTTGATGTTCAGCTCGGAGGCCACCTCGGCGAGCAGCGCGCGATTGTCGCCGCGGCCGAACGCAGCATCCAGGTCCACCAGATGCACCCACTGCGCGCCGTCGGCCTGCCAGGTCTGTGCGGCGTCGCGCGGCGAGCCGTACGACGTCTCGGAGCCCGCCTCGCCCTTCACCAGACGGACGGCCTGGCCGTCGACCACGTCGACGGCCGGCAGAAGTTCCAGGGTCGTGCCCATGTCGTTCAGTGCCCTGCTTCCTCGTCGTGCTTTCGCGCTATCTCTTCTTTGCGCCGGTCGATCTCGTCCTGCACCCCGCGCAGCATGCGCCGCGACACGTATCCGATCACGGCCACCATCAGGAGCACTGCGACGAACGCCACGACCAACGCGGCCGTCGGATGGTCGCGAGCGATCACCATGATGATCGGCACCGCTACGACCAGCACGCCGACTCCGGCGGCCAGCGCCGTCGCGACCAGTCTGCCGAACGAGAAATCGTCGAACGCCGGACGCTTCTTTGCCGTCACTTCAGACTCCCGATCCAGTTGCTCAGTAGTTGTGCGCCCACGTCCCCGGACTTCTCCGGGTGGAACTGGGTGGCCCACAGCGGGCCGTTCTCCACCGCTGCCACGAACGGTCCCCCGTGGTCAGCCCACGTCACTCGGGGCGCCGCGATCGACGAGCCATCCGAATCGAGGTCCCATGACTGCACCCCGTAGGTGTGGACGAAGTAGAAGCGGGCATCGTCGTCGACTCCCGCGAACAGCTGCGAATCGGCTGGCGCGCGCACCGTGTTCCATCCCATGTGCGGCAGCACCTCTGCCTGCAATCGGGTGACCGATCCGGGCCACTCGTCGCAGCCCTCGGTGTCGACATCGAACTCGACGCCCCGGGAGAACAGGATCTGCATGCCGACGCAGATGCCGAGCACCGGTCTGCCGCCGGCGAGCCGACGCCCGATGATGCGGTCCCCGCGTACCGCGCGCAGGCCTTCCATGCAGGCCGAGAACGCACCGACACCCGGGACGAGGAGCCCCTCGGCGTTCAGCGCGGTGTCGAAGTCGGAGGTGATATCGACTTCTGCACCCGCGCGCTCGAGTGCCCGCTGCGCCGACCGCAGATTGCCCGACCCGTAGTCGAGAAGCACCACCTGCTCGGTCACAGAGAGCCCTTCGTGGACGGCACTCCGTGCACCCGCGGGTCCGGTTCGACGGCCTGGCGCAGCGCGCGTGCCACCGCCTTGAACTCGGCTTCGGTGATGTGGTGCTGGTCGCGTCCGTAGAGGACCCGAACGTGCAGCGCGATGCGCGCGTTGAGAGCGATCGACTCGAACACGTGCCGGTTGATGATCGTCGAATACGAGACGACGGGCTTGTCGCCACCCGAGTAACCGCCGATCGTCGCCGTCAGCAGGTGCTCCGGTTCGCCGGTGTGCACGCAGTACGGCCGGCCCGACACATCGACGATCGCCTGGGCGAGCGTCTCGTCCATCGGGATCCAGGCGTCGCCGAACCGGCGGATCCCCCGCTTGTCGCCGAGCGCCTCACCGATCGCCTGCCCGAGCACGATCGAGGTGTCCTCGACCGTGTGGTGCGCCTCGATCTCGATGTCGCCCTTGGCATGCACCGTCAGGTCGAAGCTGCCGTGCGCGCCGAAGGCGGTCAGCATGTGATCGAAGAACGGGACACCGGTGTCGATGTCGGTCACGCCGGTGCCGTCGAGATCGATCTCGACGACGATCGACGATTCGCGGGTCGCACGCTCGACGCGTGCGGTGCGGCTCTGCGATGTGGTCACGCTCACTGCTTTCGGTCGGTGTCGGCCAGCGTCGCGCTGACCGACAAGAAGACGTCGTTCTCGTCGGGTAGTCCAATCGTCGCACGCAACCGCCCGGCGATGCCGACGTCCCGGATGAGAACACCGGCATCGAGGTATCGCTGCCAGGTGGCCTGCGCGTCCGCGAAGTCGCCGAACAGGATGAAATTGGCGTCGGAGTGAGTGACGTCGAACCCCATTCCGGTCAGCGCGGCCACCACCCGCTCGCGTTCGGCCACGATCGACGCGACCCCGGCGAGGGTCTCGGCGCTGTGCCGCAATGCCGCTCGCGCCGATGCCTGAGTGAGCACCGACAGGTGATACGGCAGACGCACCAGCAGCAGGGCCTCGATCACCGCCGGTGCCGCGGCGAGATAGCCCAGCCGCCCGCCGGCGAAGGCGAATGCCTTGCTCATGGTCCGCGACACGATGAGCTTGGTCCCGAACTCCTCGATCAGGGTCGCCGCGCTCGTCTGCGAGGAGAACTCGCCGTACGCCTCGTCCACGATGACGATCCCGGGAGCGGCCTCGACGATTCGTCGCAGATCGTCGATCGCGACGCTCGCGCCGGTCGGATTGTTGGGCGAGGTCACGAACACCACATCGGGGCGGTGCTCGGAGATCGCTGCGATCGCCGCATCCGGATCGAGGCTGAAGTCGCCTGCGCGCTGTGCCGGGACCCAGCGGGTCTGGGTGCCGTCGGAGATGATGGGGTGCATCGAGTACGACGGCACGAAGCCCATCGCCGACCGTCCCGGTCCACCGAACGCCTGCAGGATCTGCTGCAGTATCTCGTTCGAACCGTTCGCCGCCCACACGTTCTCGACGGTCAGGCGGACGCCGGTCGCGCCGCTCAGATAGCCGGCGAGGTCGGTGCGCAGGTCCACCGCGTCGCGGTCCGGGTACCGATGCAGTTCCTCTGCTGCCGACCCGACCGCCTTCGCGACGTCGTCGACCAGCGCCCGGCTCGGCGGATGGGGGTTCTCGTTGGTGTTCAGCGCCACTGGCACCTGGATCTGCGGTGCCCCGTAAGCCGACTTGCCGCGCAGTGAGTCACGCAGCGGGAGGTCGGCCAGGCGGACTGCCGCGCCGGGCACGCTCACCGGACGAACCTGGCGGTCACGGCCTCGCCGTGCGCGGGCAGGTCCTCGGCGTTCGCCAGCGCCACCACGTGCCCGGCGACGTCGGCGAGCGCGTCCCGGTCGTAGTCGATGACGTGGACGCCCCGCAGGAACGTCTGCACCGACAGCCCCGAGGCGTATTTCGCCGATCCCGTCGTGGGCAGGACGTGATTGGATCCCGCGCAGTAGTCGCCGAGGCTGACCGGCGCGTACGGACCGACGAAGATCGCACCAGCGCTCGTCACCCGATCGGCGACGGCCGCCGCGTCCCGCGTCTGGATCTCCAGATGCTCGGCGGCATACGCGTCGACCACCGCGATCCCCGCTTCCAGATCGTCCACCAGGACGATGCCCGACTGTCTGCCTGCGAGCGCCTCATGCACCCGCTCGGTGTGCTTGGTCCCGGTTGCGGCTTTCCCGACTGCAGCATCGACGGCGTCGGCGAACGCCTCGCTGTCGGTGACGAGAACCGACGCCGCGAGAACGTCGTGCTCGGCCTGACTGACCATGTCGGACGCGACGATCGCCGGATCGGCCGAATCGTCGGCGAGAATCGCGATCTCGGTCGGTCCGGCCTCCGAGTCGATGCCGACCACGCCGCGCACAAGGCGCTTCGCCGCGGTCACGAAGATGTTGCCCGGCCCCGTGATCAGATCCACCGGATCGAGCACCTGGCCGGTGGTGTCCTCGCCGCCGTACGCCAGCAGCGCGATGCCCTGAGCACCGCCGACCGCCCACACCTCGTCCACTCCGAGAAGCGAGCACGCGGCGAGGATCGTCGGGTGCGGCCAGCCGCCGAAATCGGCCTGTGCGGGAGAGGCCACGACGAGCGAAGCGACGCCCGCTTCCTGCGCGGGAACCACGTTCATCACGACACTCGACGGATACACGGCGTTCCCGCCCGGCACGTAGAGCCCGACCCGGCGCACGGGGATCCACTTCTCGGCGACGGTCCCGCCCGGCACCACCTGGGTGACCGACGTCTGACGTCGCTGATCGGCGTGCACCAGACGGGCCCGGCGGATCGACTCCTCGAGAGCCGCGGTCACCTCCGGATCGAGCTGTTCACGCGCCTTCGCGATCGCCTCGGCCGGTACCCGCACGGACGCGGGCCGGACCTTGTCGAACTTCTCCGTGTAGTCGAGCGCGGCATCGGATCCATGCTCGGCGACCGCTTCGACGACGGGTGTGATGCTGGGCAGCACGGCGTTGACGTCGGTTCCGCCACGCGGCAACGCGCGACGCAGCTGACTCAGCGTCGGGACACTGCCGCGCAGGTCGGTTCGGGCAAGCATGGGGGTCTCCACTCCGATCAGAAAAGATTGGCCTCCACCAGGATATGCGGTGCCCGCAAACCGATTGCGGTGCGGTGGTGCCCGAGGAGCCTCACATATCCAGACCGAAATCGAGCACGGCGACCGAGTGGGTCAGTGCCCCGACGGCGAGGTAGTCGACGCCGGTGCGGGCGTAGTCCAGTGCCGCATCGAGCGACAGGCCGCCCGAGGACTCCAACTTGGTGTCCGGCGACTGCGCATCGCGCCGCTGGACCGCCATCTGCGTCTCCCACGGCTCGAAGTTGTCGAGCAGCACCAGCTGCGGGGACAACGCGAGGACCTCGTCCAACTGGGCGAGCGAATCGACCTCGACCTCGACGGGCACGTCCGGTGCCGCGGCGCGCACGGCCTCCAGGGCCGCCCCGACACCGCCGGCGGCGACGACGTGGTTGTCCTTTATCAGCGCGGCGTCGCCGAGGCCCATTCGGTGATTGACGCCGCCGCCCGCGCGCACCGCGTACTTCTGCAGGGCCCGCAGTCCGGGCAGCGTCTTACGCGAATCGCGGATCTGCGCCTTCGTGCCGTCGACCGCTTCGACCCACAGGGCGGTGGCGGTCGCGATACCCGACAGATGACACAGCAGGTTGAGCGCCGTCCGCTCCGCGGTGAGCAGCGAGCGGGTCGGCGCGGTCACCGCGAGCGCGACGGTCCCCGGCTCGACGAGGGCACCGTCGGTCAGCTGCTCGGTGGCCGCGTAGTTCTGCGGGCCGATCACCTGGTCGAACACGGCGCGGACGATCGGCAGTCCGGCGACCACACCGTGCTGCCGGGACACCACCCGCGCCTGCGTCACCGCTTCCGCAGGCACCGTCGCCAGCGAGGTGATATCCGGTCCGTACTGCAGATCCTCGATGAGGGCGGTCCGGATCAGCGCCGCAACGTCCTCGTCCACGTCGAGCGCGAGGTCGCCTCCAGCTCGCTCCTGGCCGATGAAGGTCATTCGCCGCTGCCCGGATTGCCGATCGAGATCATCCGCTGAACCGACAGGCGTGCGCGCTCGGCGATGTCCGGTGCCACGTGCACCTCGTCCTTGCCTTCGGTGAGGCACCGCAGGAGGGCGGCCGGGGTGTTCATCTTCATGTACGGGCAGGCTGCGTTCTCGTTGACCGCCTGGAAGTCGACCTCGGGTGCGGCCTTGCGAAGCTGGTGCAGCATGCCGACCTCGGTCGCGACGAGGACCTGCGTGGACTGCGTGGCACGTGCGGCCTCGATCATCCCGCCGGTGGACAGGATCTGCACCTTGTCCTCGGGGACGACGCCCTCACCGGCCAGGTAGAGCGCGGATGTCGCACACCCGCACTCGGGGTGGATGAACAGGTCGGCGTCGGGGTGGCTGTCGGACTGCTCGGTCAGCTCCGCACCGTTGATGCCCGCGTGGACGTGGCACTCACCCGCCCAGATGTGAATGTTGTCGCGACCGGTCTCGCGCTTGACATGCGCCCCCAGGAACTGGTCCGGCAGGAACAGCACCTCACGGTCGGGGTCGATCGAGGACACCACATCGACGGCGTTGGAAGACGTGCAGCAGATGTCGGTGAGTCCCTTCACCTCTGCCGTGGTGTTCACGTACGACACCACGACGGCGTCGGGGTACTCAGCCTTCCATTCGCGCAGCTCGTCGGCGCTTATCGAGTCGGCGAGCGAGCAGCCTGCCCGCTCGTCCGGTATCAGGACGCGCTTCTCGGGGCTGAGGATCTTCGCGGTCTCCGCCATGAAGTGGACGCCGCAGAAGATGATCTCGTCGGCGTCGACCTCGGCTGCGATCCGCGACAGCGCAAGCGAGTCACCCACGTAGTCGGCCACATCCTGGATCGCGGGCAGCTGATAGTTGTGCGCCAGGATCTTCGCGTTGCGCTCCTTCGCGAGCCGTTTGATCTCGGCCGCCCATTGCTCAGTCGGCTCCACCCCGCCGTAGGCCGGCGGGATCCCGGTGCGCGGATCGGGCATGCCGAGGTCGGTCTCGGTCCGGGTGATCACGGTTCCAGTGGTCATGGCGACTCCCATCGCTGCGTCTCGGAGCCGGCTGCGCTCCGGGGAGTTTCCGTCCATCGGTCGAAAACGTGGCGCCATCGTAACATCGAGCTCCCGCTGCGCATTCCCGGCGACCCGCAGGTGCGTGGTTCCCCGGCTCTCACAGCCT
Coding sequences within:
- the nadC gene encoding carboxylating nicotinate-nucleotide diphosphorylase, giving the protein MTFIGQERAGGDLALDVDEDVAALIRTALIEDLQYGPDITSLATVPAEAVTQARVVSRQHGVVAGLPIVRAVFDQVIGPQNYAATEQLTDGALVEPGTVALAVTAPTRSLLTAERTALNLLCHLSGIATATALWVEAVDGTKAQIRDSRKTLPGLRALQKYAVRAGGGVNHRMGLGDAALIKDNHVVAAGGVGAALEAVRAAAPDVPVEVEVDSLAQLDEVLALSPQLVLLDNFEPWETQMAVQRRDAQSPDTKLESSGGLSLDAALDYARTGVDYLAVGALTHSVAVLDFGLDM
- the nadA gene encoding quinolinate synthase NadA, which produces MPDPRTGIPPAYGGVEPTEQWAAEIKRLAKERNAKILAHNYQLPAIQDVADYVGDSLALSRIAAEVDADEIIFCGVHFMAETAKILSPEKRVLIPDERAGCSLADSISADELREWKAEYPDAVVVSYVNTTAEVKGLTDICCTSSNAVDVVSSIDPDREVLFLPDQFLGAHVKRETGRDNIHIWAGECHVHAGINGAELTEQSDSHPDADLFIHPECGCATSALYLAGEGVVPEDKVQILSTGGMIEAARATQSTQVLVATEVGMLHQLRKAAPEVDFQAVNENAACPYMKMNTPAALLRCLTEGKDEVHVAPDIAERARLSVQRMISIGNPGSGE